One segment of Phragmites australis chromosome 13, lpPhrAust1.1, whole genome shotgun sequence DNA contains the following:
- the LOC133888353 gene encoding pentatricopeptide repeat-containing protein At1g71490-like produces the protein MRPPPPAASAALSKQHLLRFHRCLPPVWRNAAPAQDSLPPSRNSSFSPASLSALLFSCTAHRAHRPGEQLHAHVVTLGLGAHPSVLPRLTALYIALSDFPAARATIEQAARNAQVFPWNLLIWGYTGRGLWEDVVLAYEKMLALGVDTDRFTYPSILCACSELREVTVGRRIERRIRRCRYGLDMYVWNALVGMHAKCGEL, from the coding sequence ATGCGCccacctcctcccgccgcctctgccGCACTATCCAAGCAGCACCTCCTCCGCTTCCACCGCTGCCTCCCACCCGTTTGGCGAAATGCCGCCCCTGCCCAGGACTCGCTGCCGCCGTCACGCAACTCCTCATTCTCCCCTGCTTCCCTCTCGGCCCTTCTCTTCTCCTGTACCGCGCATCGCGCCCACCGTCCCGGGGAGCAGCTGCACGCACATGTCGTCACGCTCGGCCTGGGCGCGCACCCCTCGGTGCTCCCCAGGCTCACCGCCCTCTACATCGCCCTCAGTGACTTCCCTGCCGCGCGAGCGACCATCGAGCAGGCGGCGAGAAATGCGCAGGTTTTCCCCTGGAACCTGCTCATTTGGGGCTACACTGGACGGGGGTTGTGGGAAGACGTGGTCCTTGCGTACGAGAAGATGCTGGCACTGGGCGTCGACACCGACAGGTTCACGTACCCGTCGATTCTTTGTGCCTGCAGCGAGCTTCGGGAGGTCACCGTTGGCCGAAGGATTGAACGGCGTATCCGGAGGTGTAGATATGGATTGGACATGTATGTTTGGAATGCTTTGGTGGGGATGCATGCCAAGTGCGGGGAGCTGTAG